A region of the Vicinamibacteria bacterium genome:
CATGGGCGGGTGCGATCGTTATGAGTTTTGGATGAATCGACGGTTACAGGCTAGCACGCGCTCGGGAGCGATGGCAAGCATTCAACCCGCTGTAGGCACGTAGTAACGGGTCCCGCCGGACATGAGCGCGATCTCCGCGATCAAATCGTCGAGCTTCGTCTCCGGCCGGGCGAAATCGACCTCGGAGCAGTTCACGATCAAGAGGGGGGTCGCCGAGTAGTGAAAAAAAAAGTAGTCGTAGGCCCGGACGATCTCGCGCACCGCCTCGTCGTCGGGGACTCTCGAGGCTCCGCGTCGCAGCCGTTTGAGCAGCGTGCTCGCTGGCGCCTGCAAGTAGATCACGATCTCCGGCGCGGGGACGGTCGCCGCAATCGTAGGGTAAATCTTCTCGTAGAGCATCAGCTCGGTATCATCCAGGTTCAGGTAGGCGTAAATCCGGTCTTTCGCCATTATGAAGTCAGCGATCTCGACACCCTTGAAGAGCTCTCTCTGCGACAGGCGGCTGAGCTTCAGGTAACGGTTCATCAAGTAGAAAATCTGGGCCTGGAAGGCAGAACCGGAGCGCCCAGCGAGGAAGTCGTCGAAGAACGGGTTGAGCTCCTCATCGAGCACGCTTTCACCCTCGAGCTTCTCGGAAAGCCGTTGCGCCAGGCCGGTCTTGCCGAGCCCCGGAGGGCCTTCGATCGCGATATAGCGAAACCGCATGTCTCTCAAGCTCCGACACGCTCGACGACGCTTCGATCCTCACACCGACGGAGCAGCTCTTCCAGGGAAAGCCCCGAGCGCGGGTCGATCACTCGGGGCGCGATCTCGACCAGAGGAACGAGCACGAAGCGCCGCTCGCCGAGCCGTGGATGAGGCAGGCTCAATGCCGGTGAATCGAGAACCAGGTCTCCGGATAACAGCAAGTCCACGTCCAGCGTTCTGGGACCATTCATGAGCCTGCGCTCCCGGCCCTGGCGCCGCTCGATGGATTGGCATAGGCGCAACAAGGCCAAAGGCGCATCGACGAATCGGACCCGGGCCACCTGGTTCAAAAACCAGGGCTGCGGGGGCCCCCCGACGGGCTCGGAACGGTACCGGCTTGAGGTCTGGCACAATTCGACATTTGCTACTTGGAGCGACCGCAGAGCACGATCCAGTTGAGAATTCGGATCTTGGAGGTTGGAGCCGAGTCCGATGAAAAACGAATCGCAACGCGACACGCGCGATTATAGCAGGCGCCGGCCGACTCAGAGGCGCTGCGGCCTGTGCTAACATCCGGCGCAACCCGAGGTGACTCATGGAGTTCGAGACGCTCAATCAACTTCTCGTTTGGGCAGCCGAAACCTATCAGAAGCCCGACGCCCTGATGTTCAAGAAGGGCGGCTCTTGGCATCGAATCTCCTCGGCCGACTGGCTTCTGAGGTCGAGGCGCTTGGCGCTCGGATTTCACGAGATCGGGATCCGCCGGGGCGATCGCGTCGCCCTGCTGTCCGAGAATCGTCACGAGTGGTTCCTGGTGGACGCCGCTCTGCAGATTCTCGGGGCGGCGAACGTCCCACTCTACGCAACGCTTCCCGGTCCGCAGGTCTCCTACATCGTGCGCGACTCGGGTGCGCGGCTCGTCGTGGTCTCGGATCGCGGGCAGCAGGAGAAGATCGGCGGCGTGCGCTCGAGCCTGACGAAGGTCGAACGGATCATCAGCCTCGATACTCCCCTGGGCGAGGCCGTCGCAATAACGTCTCTGGAAGAGAAAGGCCGAGAGAGGGAGAAATCCGATCCCGATCTGGCGACGAAGCTCGGAGCGGAAGTGACTCCCGACGACCTCGCCAGCATCATCTACACCTCGGGTACGACGGGTGAGCCGAAAGGCGTGATGCTCACCCACAGTAACTTCGTCTCCAACGTGAAGGCGAGCCTCGAGGTCCTTCCTGTCGGAAGAGATGACGTCGCGCTTTCGGCCCTACCCTATTGCCATGTTTTCGAGCGCATGGTCGCGCATTACCTCTTTCCCGCCGCGGGGGCGACGGTCGCGATCGCCGAGAGTCTGGAGCATGTGGTGGAGAACATCGGCGAGATCCGCCCGACGGTGATGACGATGGTTCCCCGGTTCTACGAGAAGCTCTACGCGAAAGTGAAGGAATCGGTGGAAAAAGGCAGCGCGGTGAAGAAGAGGATCTTCCACTGGGCCGTGGCCACCGGCAGCGCGCACGGCGAGTTCCGGCTTCGGGGAGAGAGTGCGCCACCGGGGCTCGAGCTCAAATACAAGATGGCGACGGCACTCGTATTCGGGAAGCTCCATCGCAGGCTTGGGGGAAGACTGCGATTCTTCGTGTCCGGCTCCGCTCCGCTCCCGACGGAGATCGCGAAGTTCTTCTGGGCCGCGGGGATTACCATCGTGGAGGGGTACGGACTCACCGAAACCTCACCGGTCATCTCGGTGAACCGTCCCGACCGCATCCGTTTCGGCACGGTGGGTCAACTCATTCCCGGCGTCGAAGTCGAGATCGCCGAAGACGGTGAAATCCTCGTGCGGGGACCGAACGTCATGAAAGGCTATTGGGGACAGGACGAAGCCAGTCGCGAAACGATCGACGAGCGTGGCTTCCTTCATACCGGCGACATCGGTGAGCTCTCGAGTGACGGCTTTCTCCGCATCACCGATCGCAAGAAGGACATCATCATCACTTCCGGAGGGAAGAATATCGCTCCCCAGCCCATCGAGGGCCTCCTCAAGACGAACGCCTTCATCGCCGAGGTCGTCGTGGTGGGAAATCGACGTCGTTTCCCCTCGGCTCTGGTGGTTCCGGACTTCGAGAGGCTCACCGCCTGGTGCCGCGAGAACTCTCTGCCGTCGAGCGACCGCCACGAGATGGCCTCCCACCCGAAAGTTCGAGAGCTCATCAACGAGCAGGTCGAAAATCAATGCAGCGGGCTACCCCAGCACGAGAAGATCAAGAAAGTCTACGTGCTCGCCGAGGAGTTCTCCATCGAGGGAGGAGAGCTGACGCCCACGATGAAGGTGAAGCGGTCCGTGGTGGAGTCGCGCTACAAGCACCTGATCGACGAGCTATACGGCGAGTCGGAGCGGGCCTTCACGTGAGCGAAGCCTACGAGACCGTCATCGGTCTCGAGTGTCATGCGCAGCTGATGACCCGGACCAAGCTCTTCTGCGGATGCCCTGCTCGCTTCGGGGATCCTCCGAATACGAACGTCTGCCCGGTTTGCCTCGGCCTTCCCGGGGCGCTTCCGGTGCTGAACCGCAACGCGGTGCGCCTCGCGACACGGATGGCCCTGGCGGTGGGTTGCCAGATCCACGAGGAGTCGGTGTTCGCGCGCAAGAATTATTTCTACCCGGATCTCCCCAAAGGCTACCAGATCTCGCAGTACGATCGTCCTCTGGCGACGAAGGGCTGCATTTCGGTCGAAGCGAAACGGACCCGCATCGAGCGCATCCACATCGAAGAAGACGCGGGGAAGCTCCTTCATGAAGGCTTCTCCGATGCGGAAACGAAGAGCGCGATCGACTTCAACCGAAGTGGCGTCCCCCTCATCGAGATCGTCAGCGAGCCGGATCTGTCGAGCCCGGAGGAGGCGGTGGCCTACGCTCGAGCCCTCAAAGAGATCTTGGAGTACACCGAGACGTCGGACGCGGACATGGAAAAGGGCAACTTTCGCTTCGACGCCAACGTCTCCGTGCGTCTCAAGGGGGCGTCGGCACTCGGCACGAAAGTCGAGGTCAAGAACCTGAACTCGTTTCGTTTCCTTCTCCAGGCGCTCACCTACGAAGTCGACCGTCAGATCGCGGTGCTCGAATCGGGCGAATCGGTGCACCAGGAGACCCGACTCTACGACTCTGCGTCCGAGCGGACCGTGTCGATGAGAAGCAAGGAAGAAGCTCACGACTATCGGTATTTCCCCGACCCCGACCTTCCCCCGCTGAAGCTCGAACGTCAGTTTCTCGGCGAAATCGAGAGAGCTCTTCCCGAGCTTCCCGCACCAAAACGTGAGCGGTTCGCTTTGGAATATGGGCTTCCGTCCTACGACGCAAGCCTTCTGACCAGCTCTCGCGAGCTTGCCGAGTTCTTCGAGACAGCGGCAAGAGTGTCGATGAATCCGAAAGCCGCAAGCAACTGGGTCATGACCGAGCTTCTGCGCAAGCTCAAGGAGACGGGCACGGAAATCTCCGCGCTGACCATCGACGGGGAAGCGCTGGGGCGGCTGATCCGCCTCGTCGACGAAGGGAAGGTAAGCGGCCAAGTTGCCAAAGAGGTCTTCGACGAAATGTTCGCTTCGGGTAGCGGGCCGGAAGAGATCGTCGAGCGCTCGGGGCTGACCCAGATTTCCGACGTTCGAGAGCTCGAGCCCTGGGTTCGACAGGTGCTCCAGCAGCACAAGAAGCAGGCCGATGAGTATCGTGGGGGACGGGAGAAGGTGCTCGGCTTCCTCGTCGGCCAGGTCATGAAGCTTTCCCAGGGCAAGGCAAACCCCAAGCTCGTGCGGGATTTGCTGCTGAAGATGCTGGTCGCGGAATGATTCAGACCTTTCACGTGTCGATGCAATACGGCCGTGACAATCAGGCTCTTTGCGACATCACGCTCGAGATCGACAAAGGCGAGTTCGTTTTCCTGACCGGCCCGAGCGGAGCGGGCAAGACGACTTTTCTCAAGCTGATCTTTCGTGAGGAAACGCCCACCCAGGGCCAGATCCTGGTCAATGGCAGGAATGTCTCGGCCATTCCCGAGACCAAGATCCCGTTTCTCAGGCGCGACATCGGCGTGGTCTTCCAGGACTTCAAGCTCCTCAGGCGCAAGACGGTGTTCGAGAACGTCGCCTTCGTCCTCCGGGTTCTGGGCGTGGCCAAGGCGGAAAGAAAGAGACGAGCTTTTCAGATTCTCAAACAAGTCAGTCTACATCACAAGCTCCACGCCTATCCGCTGCAACTTTCCGGAGGAGAGCAGCAGCGAGTCGCCATCGCTCGGGCGCTCATAAACGAGCCCGTGCTCCTCCTGGCCGACGAGCCCACGGGAAATCTGGATCCCGAGCTGGCGGTCGAGATCATGTCCCTGTTTCAGGAGATCAACGCCCGCGGCACGACGGTGCTGGTCGCCACTCACGACCGCGATCTCATCAACCGGATGGGCAAGCGTGTCATTTGTCTGGAGAAGGGACGCCTGGTGGAGTCGTAACCCGAGCAAGATCGAAACTTAGACCGGGCTCGACAGGAATTTTCGTACCGAAAGCAAGCTGCCGACGAATCCCACTCCCATACCGCCAAGGACGATGGCCGTCCAGGCACTTGGCGGAGCGAAGCGAATCCAGTCCGCCGCGGGCAAGAGCTGAGACCGCCGCAGCGCCTCCACGAACAGGAATTGGTGGCAGAGGTAGAGCAGGCCGAGAGCCAGCGCGCTTCCCAGGCCACCTTGCAGCACGCCCTCCACGAGAAAAGGGCCACGGATGTACCCTCGCGTCGCCCCGACCAACCGCATGATCCCGATCTCTTCTTGCCGACCATAGACGGTGAGCTTGATGACGTTGAAGATCGTGAACATCGAGGCGATGACGAGCGCACCACCGATCGCCAGGCCGACGACTCGCATGAGCTCGATCACCGTCGTGAGCCTCTCGACCCACAGCAGGTCGTAGTCGACTTCGGCGACCCCTTCGACCGACCCGAATCTCGTCGCCAG
Encoded here:
- a CDS encoding deoxynucleoside kinase yields the protein MRFRYIAIEGPPGLGKTGLAQRLSEKLEGESVLDEELNPFFDDFLAGRSGSAFQAQIFYLMNRYLKLSRLSQRELFKGVEIADFIMAKDRIYAYLNLDDTELMLYEKIYPTIAATVPAPEIVIYLQAPASTLLKRLRRGASRVPDDEAVREIVRAYDYFFFHYSATPLLIVNCSEVDFARPETKLDDLIAEIALMSGGTRYYVPTAG
- the folK gene encoding 2-amino-4-hydroxy-6-hydroxymethyldihydropteridine diphosphokinase, encoding MSRCDSFFIGLGSNLQDPNSQLDRALRSLQVANVELCQTSSRYRSEPVGGPPQPWFLNQVARVRFVDAPLALLRLCQSIERRQGRERRLMNGPRTLDVDLLLSGDLVLDSPALSLPHPRLGERRFVLVPLVEIAPRVIDPRSGLSLEELLRRCEDRSVVERVGA
- a CDS encoding long-chain fatty acid--CoA ligase, whose product is MEFETLNQLLVWAAETYQKPDALMFKKGGSWHRISSADWLLRSRRLALGFHEIGIRRGDRVALLSENRHEWFLVDAALQILGAANVPLYATLPGPQVSYIVRDSGARLVVVSDRGQQEKIGGVRSSLTKVERIISLDTPLGEAVAITSLEEKGREREKSDPDLATKLGAEVTPDDLASIIYTSGTTGEPKGVMLTHSNFVSNVKASLEVLPVGRDDVALSALPYCHVFERMVAHYLFPAAGATVAIAESLEHVVENIGEIRPTVMTMVPRFYEKLYAKVKESVEKGSAVKKRIFHWAVATGSAHGEFRLRGESAPPGLELKYKMATALVFGKLHRRLGGRLRFFVSGSAPLPTEIAKFFWAAGITIVEGYGLTETSPVISVNRPDRIRFGTVGQLIPGVEVEIAEDGEILVRGPNVMKGYWGQDEASRETIDERGFLHTGDIGELSSDGFLRITDRKKDIIITSGGKNIAPQPIEGLLKTNAFIAEVVVVGNRRRFPSALVVPDFERLTAWCRENSLPSSDRHEMASHPKVRELINEQVENQCSGLPQHEKIKKVYVLAEEFSIEGGELTPTMKVKRSVVESRYKHLIDELYGESERAFT
- the gatB gene encoding Asp-tRNA(Asn)/Glu-tRNA(Gln) amidotransferase subunit GatB; translated protein: MSEAYETVIGLECHAQLMTRTKLFCGCPARFGDPPNTNVCPVCLGLPGALPVLNRNAVRLATRMALAVGCQIHEESVFARKNYFYPDLPKGYQISQYDRPLATKGCISVEAKRTRIERIHIEEDAGKLLHEGFSDAETKSAIDFNRSGVPLIEIVSEPDLSSPEEAVAYARALKEILEYTETSDADMEKGNFRFDANVSVRLKGASALGTKVEVKNLNSFRFLLQALTYEVDRQIAVLESGESVHQETRLYDSASERTVSMRSKEEAHDYRYFPDPDLPPLKLERQFLGEIERALPELPAPKRERFALEYGLPSYDASLLTSSRELAEFFETAARVSMNPKAASNWVMTELLRKLKETGTEISALTIDGEALGRLIRLVDEGKVSGQVAKEVFDEMFASGSGPEEIVERSGLTQISDVRELEPWVRQVLQQHKKQADEYRGGREKVLGFLVGQVMKLSQGKANPKLVRDLLLKMLVAE
- the ftsE gene encoding cell division ATP-binding protein FtsE; its protein translation is MIQTFHVSMQYGRDNQALCDITLEIDKGEFVFLTGPSGAGKTTFLKLIFREETPTQGQILVNGRNVSAIPETKIPFLRRDIGVVFQDFKLLRRKTVFENVAFVLRVLGVAKAERKRRAFQILKQVSLHHKLHAYPLQLSGGEQQRVAIARALINEPVLLLADEPTGNLDPELAVEIMSLFQEINARGTTVLVATHDRDLINRMGKRVICLEKGRLVES
- the ftsX gene encoding permease-like cell division protein FtsX; translated protein: MKLLQTIGYSLEEAFVELWRNRLVNFVSVLTIAITLFIVGIFLSVSANLEALVSEWASRVQLTLYLDENVVPESEAHLSSLLQKSPEVESFQHVSKQEAMERFRSYFPELEALPDLLDENPLPASFEVNLSAAYRNAAQVRALATRFGSVEGVAEVDYDLLWVERLTTVIELMRVVGLAIGGALVIASMFTIFNVIKLTVYGRQEEIGIMRLVGATRGYIRGPFLVEGVLQGGLGSALALGLLYLCHQFLFVEALRRSQLLPAADWIRFAPPSAWTAIVLGGMGVGFVGSLLSVRKFLSSPV